A single region of the Brachypodium distachyon strain Bd21 chromosome 3, Brachypodium_distachyon_v3.0, whole genome shotgun sequence genome encodes:
- the LOC100836973 gene encoding squamosa promoter-binding-like protein 14 isoform X1 encodes MEIGSGGGGGSAVAGGGDGGGGGDDQLRHGLQFGKKIYFEDSSSGGSSSGGGGANAASSSSKPAASGGGKKGKGSAAPPRCQVEGCEVDLTASKGYYCRHKVCSMHAKSPRVVVAGLEQRFCQQCSRFHQLPEFDQGKRSCRRRLAGHNERRRRPPAGPLASRYGRLAASFEESGRFRSYLLDFSYPRVPSSVRDAWPAVRPGYRMPSEVQWQGNLEPRAQSGAAMGYGGHAYSSHGFPSPGLPPGGCLAGVAADSSCALSLLSTQPWDTTTHGASHDHRSAAMSAAAASFDGNPVAVAPSVMAGNYLPPPANPWSGSRGHEGGRNVPPDPQLPHDVPLHEVHPAGSSQQGHFSGELELALQGNRPAAPGPRYGAGRSTFDHPGSSTNWSQ; translated from the exons ATGGAGAttggcagcggcggtggcggagggagCGCCGTTGCCGGaggtggcgatggcggcggcggaggggacgACCAGCTCCGGCACGGGCTCCAGTTCGGCAAGAAGATCTACTTCGAGGACTCCTCCAGTGgcgggagcagcagcggcggcggcggtgcgaatgcggcgtcgtcgtcttcgaAGCCGGCggcaagcggcggcgggaagaagggcaagggctcggcggcgccgccgcggtgcCAGGTGGAAGGGTGCGAAGTGGATCTCACGGCCTCCAAGGGCTACTACTGCCGCCACAAGGTGTGCTCCATGCACGCCAAGTCGCcccgcgtcgtcgtcgccggcctcGAGCAGCGCTTCTGCCAGCAGTGCAGCAG GTTCCACCAGTTGCCTGAATTTGATCAAGGAAAACGCAGCTGCCGCAGACGCCTCGCAGGCCACAATGAGCGCCGCAGGAGGCCACCCGCTGGCCCTCTTGCGTCACGCTACGGCCGGCTTGCTGCATCCTTTG AAGAATCCGGCAGGTTCAGGAGCTATCTGCTGGATTTCTCATACCCACGTGTTCCGAGCAGTGTGAGGGATGCGTGGCCAGCTGTCCGACCAGGTTACCGGATGCCCAGCGAAGTTCAGTGGCAAGGGAACTTAGAGCCTCGTGCTCAGTCAGGTGCAGCCATGGGTTACGGCGGCCATGCATACAGCAGCCATGGCTTCCCCAGCCCAGGGCTCCCTCCAGGCGGGTGTCTTGCAGGGGTCGCTGCCGACTCCAGCtgtgctctctctcttctgtcAACTCAGCCATGGGATACTACCACCCACGGTGCCAGCCACGACCACCGGTCCGCGGCCATGtctgccgctgccgcgagTTTTGATGGCAACCCTGTGGCGGTGGCCCCGTCCGTCATGGCGGGTAACTACCTGCCGCCACCGGCGAACCCTTGGAGTGGCTCCAGGGGCCATGAAGGTGGGCGGAACGTACCTCCTGACCCTCAGCTGCCACATGACGTCCCGCTCCATGAGGTGCACCCTGCAGGCTCTAGCCAGCAGGGCCACTTCTCAGGTGAGCTCGAGCTCGCTCTGCAGGGTAACAGGCCTGCAGCACCTGGACCACGCTATGGCGCCGGCCGCAGCACATTCGACCACCCTGGCAGCTCGACGAACTGGTCTCAGTAG
- the LOC100821730 gene encoding probable lipoxygenase 8, chloroplastic: MSLLPPQQITKPSSTIISNNVLLRRPKSQLSSSRFLLNGPSSSSSSSPSSISGRTRRQRRFACAAASTTTPSSSTSSASESGAGVVDGGMAGKAGGGVRVKAVAKIKVTVGGFLDSLRPSRAMDDFKDLIGRSLELELVSAHLDAKTGKEKSTVRSYAHKVDDDELDAVVYEADFDVPPGFGPVGAVLISNEHRDEVFLEEIKVVTSGTAMTIRCNSWLQPRSDAAPGKRVFFSNKPYLPSQTPPGLQSYRNKDLAQKRGDGTGKRLPTDRIYDYDVYNDLGNPDTGANNARPVLGGNKQFPYPRRCRTGRARSAKDPHSETRSGDVYVPRDEAFSESKNVQFSLKTLTSVLHAAVPAVQSTLVDPEQGFQSFFVIDKLFEDGVELPRAEDLGFLRSVVPRLLELLRDGPGDRVLLFDRPANVQKDKFAWLRDEEFARETLAGINPYAIELVREFPLRSKLDPAVYGPAESAITAEQLETQMGHVMTVAEAVKQRRLFMLDYHDLFLPYVHKIRSLEKRTTMYGSRTVFFLCDDGTLRLLAIELTRPASASSPQWRQVFTSSTDTTKSWLWRMAKSHVRAHDAGHHELVTHWLRTHCAVEPYIIAANRHLSEMHPVYRLLHPHFRYTMRINALARSALINGGGIIELTFSPGKYAMELSSAAYDKLWRFDMEALPADLVRRGMAEEDPEAEHGLKLAIKDYPFANDGLLIWDAIKSWVNAYVASYYADAGSVAGDVELQAFWNEVRTVGHGDKKDAPWWPKLDTPETLSHTLTTIIWVAAAHHAAVNFGQYDFGGYFPNRPSIARTKMPVEEPVDAAAMEAFLDNPDKALRECFPSQVQATLVMAVLDVLSSHSSDEEYLGGEETAPWSDEVAVKAAYAGFGKRLKEVEGIIDGRNKDRKLKNRCGAGIVPYQLMKPFSKPGVTGMGIPNSTSI, from the exons ATGTCCTTGCTTCCTCCTCAGCAGATCACCAAGCCATCATCCACCATCATCAGCAACAACGTCCTGCTTCGTCGTCCCAAGAGCCAGCTCTCGAGCAGTCGTTTCCTGCTAAACGGGCCCTctagttcttcttcttcatctccgtCGTCGATCTCCGGTAGGACCAGGCGCCAACGTCGTTTTGcttgcgccgccgcgtcgacgacgacgccgtcgagtagtactagtagtgCAAGTgagagcggcgccggcgttgTTGACGGCGGCATGGCCGGAAAGGCAGGAGGAGGGGTGCGCGTGAAGGCGGTGGCGAAGATCAAGGTGACCGTGGGAGGGTTCCTGGACAGCCTGAGGCCGTCCAGGGCCATGGACGACTTCAAGGACCTCATCGGCCGGTccctcgagctcgagctcgtcAGCGCCCACCTTGACGCAA AGAcggggaaggagaagagcaCGGTCCGGAGCTACGCGCACAaggtggacgacgacgagctggACGCCGTGGTGTACGAGGCCGACTTCGACGTGCCCCCGGGCTTCggccccgtcggcgccgtgcTCATCTCCAACGAGCACCGCGACGAGGTGTTCCTCGAGGAAATCAAGGTCGTCACGTCCGGCACGGCCATGACCATCCGCTGCAACTCCTGGCTGCAGCCCAGGTCGGACGCCGCGCCCGGGAAGCgcgtcttcttctccaacaaG CCATACCTGCCGAGCCAGACGCCGCCAGGCCTCCAGAGCTACAGAAACAAGGACCTGGCGCAGAAGCGCGGCGACGGCACCGGCAAGCGCTTGCCAACCGACCGCATCTACGACTACGACGTCTACAACGACCTGGGCAACCCAGACACCGGCGCCAACAACGCCCGGCCCGTCCTGGGCGGCAACAAACAATTCCCCTACCCGCGCCGGTGCCGCACGGGCAGGGCCCGGTCCGCCAAGGACCCGCATTCCGAGACCCGGAGCGGCGACGTGTACGTGCCCCGGGACGAGGCATTCTCCGAGTCCAAGAACGTGCAGTTCTCGCTCAAGACGCTCACCTCCGTGCTCCACGCGGCCGTGCCCGCAGTGCAGTCCACGCTGGTTGATCCGGAACAGGGGTTCCAGTCGTTCTTCGTCATTGACAAGTTGTTTGAGGACGGCGTCGAGTTGCCCCGTGCCGAGGATCTCGGGTTCCTCCGGAGCGTCGTGCCGAGGTTGCTTGAGCTGCTCCGTGATGGGCCTGGTGATCGCGTGCTCCTCTTCGACAGACCCGCCAACGTCCAGA AGGACAAGTTTGCGTGGCTGAGGGACGAGGAGTTCGCGAGGGAGACGCTCGCCGGGATCAACCCGTACGCCATCGAGCTCGTCAGG GAGTTTCCGCTGAGGAGCAAGCTGGACCCGGCGGTGTACGGGCCGGCAGAGTCGGCGATCACGGCGGAGCAGCTTGAAACCCAGATGGGCCACGTGATGACAGTGGCAGAAGCCGTGAAGCAGAGGCGGCTCTTCATGCTGGACTACCACGATCTCTTCCTCCCGTACGTTCACAAGATCCGGTCCCTGGAGAAGCGCACCACCATGTACGGCTCACGcaccgtcttcttcctctgcgaCGACGGCacgctccgcctcctcgccatcgAGCTCACCCGCCCGGCCTCAGCCTCCTCCCCGCAATGGCGCCAGGTCTTCACGTCCTCCACGGACACGACCAAGTCCTGGCTATGGCGGATGGCCAAGTCCCACGTGCGCGCCCACGACGCCGGCCACCACGAGCTCGTCACCCACTGGCTGCGCACCCACTGCGCCGTCGAGCCCTACATCATCGCCGCCAACCGCCACCTCAGCGAGATGCACCCGGTGTACCGCCTCCTGCACCCGCACTTCCGCTACACCATGCGGATCAACGCGCTGGCCCGCTCCGCGCTCAtcaacggcggcggcatcaTCGAGCTCACCTTCTCCCCCGGCAAGTACGCCATGGAGCTCAGCTCGGCGGCATACGACAAGCTCTGGCGGTTCGACATGGAGGCGCTCCCCGCCGACCTCGTGCGCCGGGGcatggccgaggaagaccCCGAAGCAGAGCACGGACTCAAGCTCGCCATCAAGGATTACCCGTTCGCTAACGACGGGTTGCTCATCTGGGACGCGATCAAGAGCTGGGTGAACGCGTACGTGGCCAGTTACTACGCCGATGCCGGGAGCGTGGCCGGGGATGTGGAGCTGCAGGCGTTCTGGAACGAGGTGCGCACCGTGGGGCACGGGGACAAGAAGGACGCGCCATGGTGGCCGAAGCTCGACACACCGGAGACACTCTCCCACACGCTGACGACCATCATCTGGGTCGCCGCGGCGCACCACGCGGCGGTCAACTTCGGGCAGTACGACTTCGGGGGTTACTTCCCGAACCGGCCCTCGATCGCGCGGACCAAGATGCCCGTGGAGGAGCCCGTGGatgcggcggccatggaggcgttCTTGGATAACCCTGATAAGGCGCTGAGGGAGTGCTTCCCGTCGCAGGTGCAGGCGACGCTGGTGATGGCGGTTCTGGACGTGCTGTCGAGTCACTCGTCGGATGAGGAGTACCTCGGCGGGGAGGAGACGGCGCCGTGGAGCGACGAAGTGGCGGTGAAGGCGGCGTATGCCGGGTTCGGCAAGAGGTTGAAGGAGGTGGAGGGGATTATTGACGGGAGGAACAAGGACAGGAAGCTCAAGAACAGGTGCGGGGCGGGCATCGTGCCGTACCAGCTCATGAAGCCCTTCTCCAAGCCTGGGGTCACCGGCATGGGCATCCCCAACAGCACCTCCATCTAA
- the LOC100836659 gene encoding beta-glucosidase 28 yields MGVASISRMEHSRRALLCTLLLAALAVGGARGAGSSFNRSSFPEGFIFGTGTSAYQYEGAVDERGRNIWDTFSHTPGKTADGGTGDVANDFYHRYKEDLNFITAMNMDTFRFSLAWSRILPNGTISGGVSKTGVAFYNSLIDEVVARGLTPFVTISHFDTPQALEDKYGGFLSENLVKDYVEYADLCFSLFGDRVKLWNTFNEPTVFCMNGYGTGIMAPGRCSDASSCAAGDSGTEPYTAAHTLLLAHAQAVKLYRTKYQQSQQGQIGITQVSHWFVPYDPSSDADLHAQKRALDFMFGWFMHPIVYGEYPGTMRRLVGARLPEFTTEQKELLKGSFDFIGLNYYTSNYAKAAPAPNKLEKPSYGTDNRVNQTGFRDGVPIGPPAYTPIFYNYPPGLRELLLYAKKRYNNPAIYITENGTDEANNSTIPIEEALKDETRIMFHYNHLKFVHKAIQEGVNVKGYFTWTFQDCFEFGDGFKDRFGLIYVDRDTLKRYRKRSSYWLEGFLKK; encoded by the exons ATGGGTGTTGCTTCGATTTCGAGGATGGAACACAGTCGCAGGGCTCTTCTCTGCACTCTCCTgctcgccgctctcgccgtcggcggcgctcgcggcgCCGGCAGCTCGTTCAACAGGTCCAGCTTCCCCGAGGGGTTCATCTTCGGCACCGGCACGTCGGCATACCAG TACGAAGGAGCGGTCGATGAGCGAGGCCGGAACATCTGGGACACCTTCAGCCACACTCCAG GTAAAACAGCAGACGGTGGCACTGGGGACGTAGCAAATGACTTCTATCATCGGTACAAG GAGGATCTGAATTTCATAACTGCGATGAACATGGACACCTTCCGTTTCTCCCTTGCGTGGAGCAGGATCCTACCAA ATGGAACCATCAGCGGAGGAGTGAGCAAAACAGGGGTCGCTTTCTACAACAGCCTCATCGACGAGGTCGTAGCCAGAG GCCTGACGCCGTTCGTGACGATCTCCCACTTCGACACCCCACAGGCACTGGAGGACAAATACGGAGGCTTCTTGAGCGAAAACCTCGT GAAGGACTACGTGGAGTACGCGGACCTGTGCTTCAGTCTATTCGGCGACAGAGTAAAGCTCTGGAACACGTTCAACGAGCCGACCGTCTTCTGCATGAACGGCTACGGCACGGGCATCATGGCGCCAGGCCGCTGCTCCGAcgcctcctcctgcgccgccgGAGACTCCGGGACAGAGCCTTACACGGCGGCACACACTCTCCTCCTAGCCCACGCTCAAGCCGTGAAGCTCTACCGAACAAAGTACCAGCAATCCCAGCAGGGCCAGATCGGGATCACCCAGGTCTCCCACTGGTTCGTGCCCTACGACCCGAGCTCAGACGCCGATCTCCACGCACAGAAACGCGCGTTAGACTTCATGTTCGGGTGGTTCATGCACCCCATCGTGTACGGGGAGTACCCGGGCACGATGCGGCGGCTGGTCGGGGCGAGGCTGCCGGAGTTCACCACGGAGCAGAAGGAGTTGCTCAAGGGGAGTTTTGATTTTATCGGGCTGAATTATTACACGAGTAATTATGCCAAGGCTGCTCCGGCGCCTAATAAGCTTGAGAAGCCGTCTTATGGGACGGATAATCGGGTTAACCAGACTGGTTTCCGCGACGGCGTCCCCATCGGCCCACCG GCGTACACGCCGATCTTCTACAACTACCCGCCGGGGCTGCGGGAGCTGCTGCTGTACGCCAAGAAGAGATACAACAACCCCGCCATATACATCACCGAGAACG GGACTGACGAGGCGAACAACAGCACGATCCCGATCGAGGAGGCGCTCAAGGACGAGACCCGGATCATGTTCCACTACAACCACCTCAAGTTCGTGCACAAGGCCATCCA GGAGGGCGTGAACGTGAAGGGCTACTTCACGTGGACGTTCCAAGACTGCTTCGAGTTCGGGGACGGGTTCAAGGACCGCTTCGGCCTCATCTACGTCGACCGCGACACGCTCAAGCGCTACCGCAAGAGGTCCAGCTACTGGCTCGAAGGTTTCCTCAAGAAATGA
- the LOC100822353 gene encoding G patch domain-containing protein 11, with the protein MEPKAAVEADADDDYMGDLSHFLPPSPSSPSRSLGVRKQPPAPAAAQSKRAKGLPWKERRRQERQRIQQEEDARTLAGMAEAIPESNVGFKLLKQMGYDPAAAGADPVGIEIRRSRAGLGAEPPVSVAPLPPPPAKPKTQEEEERERKREEDMVVELRARKSTQWRGRRVVWDYRKAEAALAQLENREVEPPAPDGEEKENGEEDEEEVITEEGLQIILDKLRDQHLYCLYCGCKYESREALANECPGPNEEDH; encoded by the exons ATGGAACCGAAAGCCGCCGTCgaagccgacgccgacgaTGATTACATGGGGGACCTCTCCCACTTCCTCCCGCCGAGCCCATCCTCCCCATCCAGGAGCCTCGGGGTCCGGAAGCAgccccccgcgccggcggctgcgCAGTCGAAGCGCGccaaggggctgccgtggaaggagcggcggcggcaggagcgccAGAGGATccagcaggaggaggacgcgcgCACCTTGGCAGGGATGGCGGAGGCCATACCGGAGAGCAACGTCGGGTTCAAGCTTCTGAAGCAGATGGGGTACGACCCTGCAGCCGCCGGCGCTGATCCGGTCGGGATCGAGATCCGTCGCTCCCGGGCGGGCCTCGGGGCGGAGCCGCCTGTTTCGGTggcgcccctgccgccgccgccggcgaagccGAAGAcgcaggaggaagaggagagggagaggaagcgGGAGGAGGACATGGTGGTGGAGCTGAGGGCGAGGAAGAGCACGCAGTGGAGAGGGCGGAGGGTGGTGTGGGACTACCGCAAGGCCGAGGCAGCGCTCGCGCAGCTGGAGAACCGGGAGGTGGAGCCACCGGCACCGGATGGGGAAGAGAAGGAGAACGGAgaagaggatgaggaagaggTGATCACCGAAGAG GGTTTACAAATCATATTGGATAAGCTACGGGATCAACACCTCTATTGCCTTTACTGTGGATGCAAG TATGAATCAAGAGAAGCACTTGCAAATGAATGCCCTGGGCCTAATGAAGAGGACCACTGA
- the LOC100836973 gene encoding squamosa promoter-binding-like protein 14 isoform X2 gives MEIGSGGGGGSAVAGGGDGGGGGDDQLRHGLQFGKKIYFEDSSSGGSSSGGGGANAASSSSKPAASGGGKKGKGSAAPPRCQVEGCEVDLTASKGYYCRHKVCSMHAKSPRVVVAGLEQRFCQQCSRFHQLPEFDQGKRSCRRRLAGHNERRRRPPAGPLASRYGRLAASFESGRFRSYLLDFSYPRVPSSVRDAWPAVRPGYRMPSEVQWQGNLEPRAQSGAAMGYGGHAYSSHGFPSPGLPPGGCLAGVAADSSCALSLLSTQPWDTTTHGASHDHRSAAMSAAAASFDGNPVAVAPSVMAGNYLPPPANPWSGSRGHEGGRNVPPDPQLPHDVPLHEVHPAGSSQQGHFSGELELALQGNRPAAPGPRYGAGRSTFDHPGSSTNWSQ, from the exons ATGGAGAttggcagcggcggtggcggagggagCGCCGTTGCCGGaggtggcgatggcggcggcggaggggacgACCAGCTCCGGCACGGGCTCCAGTTCGGCAAGAAGATCTACTTCGAGGACTCCTCCAGTGgcgggagcagcagcggcggcggcggtgcgaatgcggcgtcgtcgtcttcgaAGCCGGCggcaagcggcggcgggaagaagggcaagggctcggcggcgccgccgcggtgcCAGGTGGAAGGGTGCGAAGTGGATCTCACGGCCTCCAAGGGCTACTACTGCCGCCACAAGGTGTGCTCCATGCACGCCAAGTCGCcccgcgtcgtcgtcgccggcctcGAGCAGCGCTTCTGCCAGCAGTGCAGCAG GTTCCACCAGTTGCCTGAATTTGATCAAGGAAAACGCAGCTGCCGCAGACGCCTCGCAGGCCACAATGAGCGCCGCAGGAGGCCACCCGCTGGCCCTCTTGCGTCACGCTACGGCCGGCTTGCTGCATCCTTTG AATCCGGCAGGTTCAGGAGCTATCTGCTGGATTTCTCATACCCACGTGTTCCGAGCAGTGTGAGGGATGCGTGGCCAGCTGTCCGACCAGGTTACCGGATGCCCAGCGAAGTTCAGTGGCAAGGGAACTTAGAGCCTCGTGCTCAGTCAGGTGCAGCCATGGGTTACGGCGGCCATGCATACAGCAGCCATGGCTTCCCCAGCCCAGGGCTCCCTCCAGGCGGGTGTCTTGCAGGGGTCGCTGCCGACTCCAGCtgtgctctctctcttctgtcAACTCAGCCATGGGATACTACCACCCACGGTGCCAGCCACGACCACCGGTCCGCGGCCATGtctgccgctgccgcgagTTTTGATGGCAACCCTGTGGCGGTGGCCCCGTCCGTCATGGCGGGTAACTACCTGCCGCCACCGGCGAACCCTTGGAGTGGCTCCAGGGGCCATGAAGGTGGGCGGAACGTACCTCCTGACCCTCAGCTGCCACATGACGTCCCGCTCCATGAGGTGCACCCTGCAGGCTCTAGCCAGCAGGGCCACTTCTCAGGTGAGCTCGAGCTCGCTCTGCAGGGTAACAGGCCTGCAGCACCTGGACCACGCTATGGCGCCGGCCGCAGCACATTCGACCACCCTGGCAGCTCGACGAACTGGTCTCAGTAG
- the LOC100822045 gene encoding beta-glucosidase 28, producing MSVSAGMDRVLLLPALLLAALLLACSGGIHGATFSRYSFPKDFIFGTGSSAIQYEGAFERGKTTWDTFSHTPGKTADNGTTDIANDFYHRYKEDLQLITDMNMDTFRFSIAWSRILPTGTIAGGINQKGVDFYNSLIKEVLSRGLVPFVTIFHFDTPQALEDKYGSFLSDKIIKDYVEYADLVFGLFGDRIKLWNTFNEPMIFCSGGYATGIAAPGRCSPYVSKTCGAGNSATEPYIAGHNLLLAHAEAVELYRTKYQKTQGGKIGITQVSNWFEPYDPKSLADVRAQERSLDFMLGWFQHPVTFGEYPATMRGLVGSRLPEFTPEQKKKLAGSFDFIGINYYTSNYAKHAPAPNALTPAYGTDNNANQTGYRNGVPIGPPAFTPIFFNYPPGLRELLLYIKRTYKDPAIYITENGTDEANNSTIPIKEALKDNTRIMFHYKHLEFVYRAIREGVNVKGYFTWTFMDCFEFGDGFKDRFGLIYVDRATLARYRKKSSYWLEGFLKRRH from the exons ATGAGTGTCAGTGCTGGGATGGACagggttcttcttctccccgccCTCCTGCTCGCCGCTCTGCTGCTAGCCTGCAGCGGCGGCATCCATGGCGCCACCTTCAGCAGGTACAGCTTCCCCAAGGACTTCATCTTCGGCACCGGCTCCTCGGCCATCCag TATGAGGGAGCCTTCGAACGGGGCAAGACCACTTGGGACACCTTCAGCCACACCCCAG GTAAAACCGCGGACAACGGCACCACAGATATAGCGAACGACTTCTACCATCGCTACAAG GAAGATCTGCAGCTGATCACCGACATGAACATGGACACCTTCCGGTTCTCCATCGCCTGGAGCAGGATCCTTCCAA CTGGAACCATTGCCGGAGGTATAAACCAGAAAGGTGTCGATTTCTACAACAGCCTCATCAAGGAAGTTCTCTCCAGAG GGCTGGTCCCGTTCGTGACCATCTTCCACTTCGACACCCCGCAGGCCCTGGAGGACAAGTACGGGAGCTTCCTCAGCGACAAGATCAT CAAGGACTACGTGGAGTACGCGGACCTGGTGTTCGGGCTATTCGGGGACCGAATCAAGCTCTGGAACACCTTCAACGAGCCAATGATCTTCTGCTCGGGCGGCTACGCCACGGGCATCGCCGCCCCGGGCCGCTGCTCCCCATACGTCTCCAAGACCTGCGGCGCCGGAAACTCAGCTACAGAGCCTTACATCGCAGGCCACAACCTTCTCCTCGCACACGCCGAGGCCGTGGAGCTCTACAGGACAAAGTACCAAAAGACCCAAGGCGGCAAGATCGGGATCACGCAGGTGTCCAACTGGTTCGAGCCCTACGACCCGAAATCCTTGGCCGACGTGCGCGCGCAGGAGCGCAGCTTGGACTTCATGTTGGGCTGGTTCCAGCACCCCGTGACGTTCGGCGAGTACCCGGCCACCATGCGCGGCCTCGTGGGATCACGGCTGCCGGAGTTCACCCcggagcagaagaagaagctggccgGGTCATTTGACTTCATCGGCATCAACTATTATACCAGCAACTACGCCAAGCACGCCCCGGCGCCCAACGCGCTCACGCCGGCCTATGGCACCGACAACAACGCCAACCAGACCGGCTACCGCAACGGCGTCCCCATCGGCCCACCG GCTTTCACGCCCATCTTCTTTAACTACCCGCCGGGGCTGAGGGAGCTGCTGCTGTACATCAAGAGGACATACAAAGACCCCGCCATCTACATCACGGAGAACG GGACTGACGAGGCGAACAACAGCACGATCCCGATCAAGGAAGCGCTCAAGGACAACACCCGGATCATGTTCCACTACAAGCACCTCGAGTTCGTCTACAGGGCCATCCG GGAGGGCGTGAACGTGAAGGGGTACTTCACGTGGACGTTCATGGACTGCTTCGAGTTCGGGGACGGGTTCAAGGACCGGTTTGGGCTCATCTACGTGGACCGGGCCACGCTCGCCAGGTACCGCAAGAAGTCCAGCTACTGGCTCGAGGGATTCCTCAAGAGACGCCACTGA